Proteins found in one Amycolatopsis umgeniensis genomic segment:
- a CDS encoding TetR/AcrR family transcriptional regulator translates to MTALGRTHRTQAERREQTRTALLDATIDCLVDLGYARTSVQEICARAGVSKGAVQHHFSAKAELMAAAVEHLTEKLRGRLAASLSALPGGASGVAAAIDLLWEGYSGTLSTAATELWVAARTDPELREAIRPVDRALGRSTLEHITAVAGDLPKERAEILFWLTVNLTRGLALDAELGGDPKRRRQLLDEWKRVAVMLYEDASP, encoded by the coding sequence ATGACCGCACTGGGCAGGACCCACCGGACGCAGGCCGAACGGCGGGAGCAGACCCGCACCGCCCTGCTCGACGCGACCATCGACTGCCTGGTCGACCTCGGGTACGCGCGCACCTCGGTCCAGGAGATCTGCGCCCGCGCCGGGGTCTCGAAGGGTGCCGTGCAGCACCACTTCTCCGCGAAGGCCGAACTGATGGCGGCCGCCGTCGAGCATCTGACAGAGAAGCTGCGCGGACGGCTCGCGGCCTCGCTCTCGGCGCTCCCTGGTGGCGCCTCGGGCGTCGCGGCGGCGATCGACCTGCTGTGGGAGGGCTATTCGGGCACGTTGTCCACGGCCGCCACGGAACTGTGGGTCGCGGCGCGGACCGACCCCGAACTGCGCGAGGCGATCCGGCCGGTCGACAGGGCGCTGGGCCGTTCGACACTGGAGCACATCACCGCCGTCGCCGGGGATCTGCCGAAGGAACGCGCGGAGATCCTCTTCTGGCTGACCGTGAACCTCACCCGCGGCCTGGCGCTGGACGCCGAACTCGGTGGCGATCCGAAGCGGCGGCGGCAACTGCTCGACGAATGGAAGCGCGTCGCGGTGATGTTGTACGAGGACGCTTCCCCTTAA
- a CDS encoding acyl-CoA dehydrogenase family protein — protein sequence MPLQIQKSSWSTTELEDLRDLARTFCQKELVPNQERWAAEKKVDRELWTKAGEVGLLALSIPEEYGGGGGTFAHEAVLYEEQARSGDSAWGVTVHNGIVAHYILEYAGEEQKKAWLPKFASGEMVGAVAMTEPGTGSDLQSIKTRAVRDGDHYVINGAKTFITNGFHADLVVVAVKTDPDAGAQGVSLIAVETDTPGFSRGRVLDKIGLKGQDTAELSFDDVRVPAANLLGGQEGLGFIQLMQQLPQERLIIAVTAVAGMEAAIDQTIAYTKDRQAFGRPIYNFQNTKFKLAEAATEAAVSRAYLDQCIERHLRKELDVQGAAMAKLWTTERVNKVVDDCLQLFGGYGYMSEYPIARAWADIRISRIFGGTSEIMKEIISRTL from the coding sequence GTGCCCTTGCAGATCCAGAAGAGTTCGTGGAGCACGACGGAACTCGAAGACCTCCGGGACCTCGCCCGGACGTTCTGTCAGAAGGAACTCGTGCCGAACCAGGAGCGCTGGGCGGCCGAGAAGAAGGTCGACCGCGAACTGTGGACGAAGGCGGGCGAGGTCGGCCTGCTGGCCCTGTCCATCCCCGAGGAGTACGGCGGTGGCGGCGGCACGTTCGCCCACGAGGCCGTGCTCTACGAAGAGCAGGCCCGGTCCGGCGACAGCGCCTGGGGCGTCACCGTCCACAACGGAATCGTCGCGCACTACATCCTCGAGTACGCGGGCGAAGAGCAGAAGAAGGCGTGGCTGCCGAAGTTCGCCTCCGGTGAGATGGTCGGCGCGGTCGCGATGACCGAACCCGGCACGGGTTCGGATCTGCAGAGCATCAAGACCCGCGCGGTCCGCGACGGCGACCACTACGTGATCAACGGCGCGAAGACCTTCATCACCAACGGTTTCCACGCCGACCTCGTCGTCGTCGCGGTGAAGACCGACCCGGACGCGGGCGCGCAGGGTGTCTCGCTGATCGCCGTCGAGACCGACACGCCGGGCTTCAGCCGCGGCCGTGTCCTCGACAAGATCGGGCTCAAGGGCCAGGACACCGCGGAACTGTCCTTCGACGACGTCCGGGTGCCCGCCGCCAACCTCCTCGGCGGACAGGAAGGCCTCGGCTTCATCCAGCTGATGCAGCAGCTTCCGCAGGAACGGCTGATCATCGCCGTCACCGCGGTCGCCGGGATGGAGGCCGCGATCGACCAGACCATCGCCTACACCAAGGACCGCCAGGCCTTCGGCCGTCCGATCTACAACTTCCAGAACACGAAGTTCAAGCTCGCCGAGGCCGCCACCGAGGCCGCGGTGTCCCGCGCGTACCTCGACCAGTGCATCGAACGGCATCTGCGCAAGGAACTCGACGTCCAGGGCGCGGCGATGGCGAAGCTGTGGACCACCGAACGGGTCAACAAGGTCGTCGACGACTGCCTGCAGCTCTTCGGCGGCTACGGCTACATGTCCGAGTACCCGATCGCGCGCGCGTGGGCCGACATCCGGATCTCCCGTATCTTCGGCGGTACCAGCGAGATCATGAAGGAAATCATTTCCCGCACGCTGTGA
- a CDS encoding CaiB/BaiF CoA transferase family protein — protein MKAGPLSGLKVVELAGLAPAPFACTILADLGAEVVRIDRATPGNDVIGFPNDPLARGRRSIGINTKTPEGVELVLKLADEADVLIEGFRPGVAERMGIGPEQVHARNPRLVYGRMTGYGQDGPLATVAGHDINYIGISGALEPIGHAGQRPVVPLNLVGDFGGGGLLLAMGVLAALFERQSSGKGQVVDASMVDGAALLTTSLHGLLDSGLWPGGRGENMLDGGAPFYDTYETADGKYVAIGAIEMRFWGDLVKVLGLDPEETPVHVDKNEWPKLRKIVAEAVAKHTRDELVAKAEGTDACLTAVLSPREAPSHPHNVARGTFVDVGGMLQPAPAPRFDRTPSATPEPPRPKGGDTADVLAELGVDADGIERLKAAGTIV, from the coding sequence ATGAAGGCTGGGCCGCTGAGCGGGCTCAAGGTCGTCGAACTGGCCGGGCTCGCCCCGGCGCCGTTCGCCTGCACCATCCTCGCCGATCTCGGCGCGGAGGTCGTCCGGATCGACCGGGCGACACCGGGCAACGACGTCATCGGCTTCCCGAACGATCCGCTCGCCCGCGGCAGGCGGTCGATCGGGATCAACACCAAGACCCCCGAGGGGGTCGAACTGGTGCTGAAACTGGCCGACGAAGCCGACGTGCTCATCGAGGGTTTCCGTCCCGGTGTGGCCGAGCGGATGGGTATCGGGCCGGAGCAGGTCCACGCCCGCAACCCGCGGCTGGTCTACGGCCGGATGACCGGCTACGGCCAGGACGGTCCACTGGCGACCGTCGCCGGGCACGACATCAACTACATCGGCATCTCCGGCGCGCTCGAACCGATCGGGCACGCCGGGCAGCGGCCGGTGGTACCGCTCAACCTCGTCGGTGACTTCGGCGGCGGTGGCCTCCTGCTCGCGATGGGGGTGCTGGCGGCGCTGTTCGAACGTCAGTCCTCGGGCAAGGGCCAGGTCGTCGACGCGTCCATGGTGGACGGCGCCGCCCTGCTGACCACCAGCCTGCACGGGCTGCTGGACTCCGGGCTCTGGCCCGGCGGGCGCGGCGAGAACATGCTCGACGGCGGAGCGCCGTTCTACGACACCTACGAGACCGCCGACGGCAAGTACGTCGCCATCGGCGCGATCGAGATGCGGTTCTGGGGCGATCTGGTGAAGGTGCTCGGCCTCGATCCCGAAGAGACCCCGGTCCACGTCGACAAGAACGAGTGGCCGAAGCTGCGCAAGATCGTCGCCGAAGCCGTCGCGAAGCACACTCGGGACGAGCTGGTCGCGAAGGCCGAGGGCACCGACGCGTGCCTGACGGCGGTGCTTTCGCCCCGCGAAGCACCGTCGCATCCGCACAACGTCGCGCGCGGGACGTTCGTCGACGTCGGCGGCATGCTGCAGCCCGCACCCGCGCCGAGGTTCGACCGCACGCCGTCCGCGACGCCGGAACCGCCGCGGCCCAAGGGCGGCGACACCGCCGACGTTCTCGCGGAGCTCGGGGTGGACGCCGACGGGATCGAGCGGCTCAAGGCCGCGGGCACGATCGTCTAG
- a CDS encoding GNAT family N-acetyltransferase, which produces MTETGVALRPVSEEDLPMLEGLTNDPQAAGAFEWHGWHDPHFLRRRWAETGMLAADNGMLMIALDGQRLGFVSWHKTRSGSTSFCWNAGLVLIPEARGHGYGTEAQRLLVRYLFAHTQMNRVEASTEAGNVAEQRSLAKAGFTKEGVLRGYGFRDGAWRDHILYAVVRSDLGPDPERL; this is translated from the coding sequence ATGACCGAAACCGGAGTCGCACTCAGACCGGTATCCGAAGAAGACCTGCCGATGCTCGAAGGACTGACGAACGATCCGCAGGCCGCGGGCGCTTTCGAGTGGCACGGCTGGCACGACCCGCACTTCTTGCGCCGCCGCTGGGCCGAGACCGGCATGCTCGCGGCGGACAACGGGATGCTGATGATCGCGCTCGACGGGCAACGGCTCGGCTTCGTCTCCTGGCACAAGACCAGGAGCGGATCGACGTCGTTCTGCTGGAACGCCGGCCTGGTGCTCATTCCCGAGGCGCGCGGCCACGGCTACGGGACCGAGGCCCAGCGGTTGCTGGTCCGCTATCTCTTCGCGCATACGCAGATGAACCGCGTCGAAGCGTCGACGGAGGCGGGCAACGTCGCCGAGCAGCGTTCCCTGGCGAAGGCGGGCTTCACCAAGGAAGGCGTGCTGCGCGGCTATGGGTTCCGGGACGGGGCCTGGCGCGACCACATCCTCTATGCGGTGGTGCGATCGGACCTGGGCCCCGACCCGGAACGCCTCTAG
- a CDS encoding crotonase/enoyl-CoA hydratase family protein, which produces MSENVLVHREGPVTTITLNRPEARNAVDGPTAAALADAFRAFDSDDEAAVAVLTGSGEAFCAGADLKAVGTGRTNSLDPVGDGPMGPTRMALSKPVIAAVRGHAVAGGLELALWCDLRVADSTAVFGVFCRRWGVPLIDGGTVRLPRLIGHSRAMDLILTGRPVEAEEALAIGLANRVVPDGEALASAQALARELAAFPQACLRADRRSAYGQYGLTEGEAMRAEFSNALIGGGLAEEAVRGASRFSDGAGRHGSFSGPRP; this is translated from the coding sequence ATGAGCGAAAACGTTCTCGTCCACCGGGAAGGACCGGTGACGACGATCACGCTGAACCGGCCCGAGGCCCGCAACGCGGTGGACGGCCCGACCGCCGCCGCGCTGGCGGATGCGTTCCGCGCTTTCGACTCCGACGACGAGGCCGCGGTCGCCGTCCTCACCGGGTCGGGTGAGGCCTTCTGCGCCGGAGCCGATCTGAAGGCCGTCGGCACCGGCCGCACCAACTCACTCGATCCGGTGGGTGACGGGCCGATGGGGCCGACGCGGATGGCGTTGTCGAAGCCGGTGATCGCCGCGGTCCGCGGGCACGCCGTCGCGGGCGGACTGGAACTGGCGCTGTGGTGCGACCTGCGCGTCGCCGACAGCACGGCCGTCTTCGGGGTGTTCTGCCGCCGCTGGGGGGTACCGCTGATCGACGGCGGCACGGTGCGCCTCCCCCGCCTGATCGGGCATTCCCGGGCGATGGACCTGATCCTCACCGGACGTCCGGTCGAGGCCGAGGAGGCGCTCGCGATCGGACTGGCGAACCGGGTCGTGCCCGACGGCGAGGCGCTTGCGTCCGCGCAAGCCCTGGCGCGTGAGCTGGCCGCGTTCCCGCAAGCCTGTCTGCGCGCGGATCGCCGATCCGCGTACGGCCAGTACGGGCTCACCGAAGGGGAGGCGATGCGTGCCGAGTTCTCGAACGCGCTGATCGGCGGCGGACTCGCCGAGGAAGCGGTGAGGGGCGCGAGCCGGTTCAGCGACGGCGCGGGGCGTCACGGCAGTTTCAGCGGCCCTCGGCCCTAG
- a CDS encoding transcriptional regulator, with translation MTGDPGVDALIRQWAAEREQTPEEQETDRIASAWLADAPRQAPGIPGQRQQSGQARWAPVEAADPGYVDAMRSRLPEVPRDLLVAAAGWWQMVGGVAEAEAWWDAGISPLDQRALDYRAAGLAPSDLSRRLGPMTVLQHLRRGSAPAWCVARLARQQKSA, from the coding sequence ATGACCGGAGATCCCGGAGTCGATGCGTTGATCCGGCAGTGGGCCGCCGAGCGCGAGCAAACCCCCGAGGAGCAGGAGACCGACCGGATCGCGTCCGCGTGGCTCGCCGACGCCCCCCGCCAAGCTCCCGGTATCCCCGGTCAGCGTCAGCAGTCCGGCCAGGCGCGCTGGGCGCCGGTCGAGGCCGCGGACCCCGGCTACGTCGACGCGATGCGCAGCCGTCTCCCCGAGGTCCCGCGGGATCTGCTCGTCGCGGCCGCCGGCTGGTGGCAGATGGTCGGCGGCGTCGCCGAGGCCGAAGCCTGGTGGGACGCCGGGATCAGCCCGCTCGACCAGCGCGCCCTCGACTACCGTGCGGCCGGGCTCGCCCCGTCCGACCTGAGCCGTCGTCTCGGCCCGATGACCGTCTTGCAGCACCTTCGCCGCGGCAGCGCCCCTGCCTGGTGCGTGGCGCGCCTCGCGAGGCAGCAAAAGTCCGCCTGA
- a CDS encoding lytic murein transglycosylase, producing MRTTPENDELVADPAQPAPSRRGAGAAVFGRLVIVLAVLGLAGGGIWLVTKASAPVASPTTMEIPALQVKAAAVEPGTVVPVNATPAGGAAQQTSPQQAQPKPGKDPLAAWTERAAQATGVPARALLAYGNAELAMRQMQPNCKISWATLAGIGRIESNHGQYGGAVLGQDGRPSKPIIGVPLDGSPGVKAIGDTDGGQFDGDAAVDRAVGPMQFIPSTWRRYAADGNRDGVGDPQQIDDATLAAARYLCVNNRDMSAASGWWQGILSYNNSTEYAQKVFGLADDYAKAVAATK from the coding sequence GTGCGCACCACCCCGGAAAACGACGAGCTCGTCGCCGACCCGGCCCAACCCGCTCCGTCACGCCGCGGGGCGGGTGCCGCCGTCTTCGGCAGGCTGGTGATCGTGCTGGCCGTACTGGGCCTCGCCGGGGGCGGGATCTGGCTGGTGACCAAGGCGTCCGCCCCGGTCGCGAGCCCCACGACGATGGAGATCCCCGCCCTGCAGGTCAAGGCGGCGGCCGTCGAACCGGGGACGGTCGTGCCGGTCAACGCCACCCCCGCCGGTGGCGCGGCCCAGCAGACCTCGCCGCAGCAGGCGCAGCCGAAACCGGGTAAGGACCCCCTGGCCGCGTGGACCGAGCGGGCGGCACAAGCCACCGGCGTCCCGGCCAGGGCGCTGCTCGCCTACGGCAACGCCGAGCTGGCGATGCGCCAGATGCAGCCGAACTGCAAGATCTCGTGGGCCACCCTCGCGGGCATCGGCCGGATCGAGTCGAACCACGGCCAGTACGGCGGCGCCGTCCTCGGCCAGGACGGACGGCCGTCGAAACCGATCATCGGCGTCCCGCTCGACGGGTCGCCCGGCGTCAAGGCGATCGGCGACACCGACGGCGGCCAGTTCGACGGGGACGCCGCAGTCGACCGCGCCGTCGGCCCGATGCAGTTCATCCCCAGCACCTGGCGCCGCTACGCCGCCGACGGCAACCGGGACGGCGTCGGCGACCCGCAGCAGATCGACGACGCGACGCTGGCGGCGGCGCGTTATCTGTGCGTGAACAACCGGGACATGTCGGCCGCCTCGGGGTGGTGGCAGGGGATCCTGTCGTACAACAACTCGACGGAGTACGCGCAGAAGGTCTTCGGCCTCGCGGACGACTACGCGAAGGCCGTTGCCGCCACCAAGTGA
- a CDS encoding DUF3817 domain-containing protein, with protein sequence MTTRTDDAAPARPVSLGGPLIRFRVAAYATGVALLGLVVEMLLQYVFSVELPQFVKMIPMVHGGLYLIYLLLAVDLAIKARWSMKGTLLVLIAGCIPFFSFVMERKVTHKIQAGVKL encoded by the coding sequence ATGACCACCCGAACTGACGACGCCGCCCCGGCCCGCCCGGTCTCGCTGGGCGGGCCGCTGATCCGGTTCCGCGTCGCGGCGTACGCCACCGGTGTGGCCCTGCTCGGACTGGTCGTCGAGATGCTGCTGCAGTATGTCTTCAGCGTGGAACTGCCCCAGTTCGTGAAGATGATCCCCATGGTCCACGGCGGGCTCTACCTGATCTACCTGCTGCTCGCGGTCGATCTCGCGATCAAGGCCCGCTGGTCCATGAAGGGCACTCTGCTCGTGCTGATCGCCGGCTGTATCCCGTTCTTCTCCTTCGTGATGGAGCGCAAGGTCACGCACAAGATCCAGGCGGGTGTGAAGCTCTAA
- a CDS encoding MFS transporter yields the protein MTERTLRTEPRPETAEAPPPPHRLVLPIILTCQLMLILDATVMNVALPRIQSDLGFTDTGLSWVMTAYSLVFGGLLLLGGRAGDLFGRRRMFVVGAAVFTTASLLGGLAGSAEMLIAARVAQGVGAALAGPSTLALITSTFTEAKARVRALALFSAMSSSGFAIGLLLGGLLTEWISWRAALYINVPFGLAIVLLTSRYVADPPRRRARLDLPGAFTGTLGVGSLVFAFTHAASHGWGDTVTLGSLAAGSALLAAFLVIETRVSQPLIPLRLFAERDRAAAYANFFLGPMAMMSMFFFLTQFLQDIAGFAALETGFAFLPMALCMFGLSRLIPRLLPRFGPKPLALTGTALMTSGVVWLTTLTTESGYFSHLLGPMLLMGVGAGLAFSPLSVIIMATVPTEDAGAAGGVLQTLQQTGATLGLAILITVFGAVTRTPSGSPAETTVDGMTAAFATAAVVTAASFLVALTFRRRA from the coding sequence TTGACCGAGCGAACCCTGCGTACCGAGCCCAGGCCTGAGACGGCCGAGGCCCCACCGCCTCCGCACCGGCTGGTCCTCCCGATCATCCTGACCTGCCAGCTCATGCTCATCCTCGACGCGACGGTGATGAACGTCGCGCTCCCCCGGATCCAATCCGACCTCGGCTTCACCGACACCGGCCTGTCCTGGGTGATGACGGCGTACAGCCTCGTCTTCGGCGGCTTGCTGCTGCTCGGCGGACGCGCGGGCGACCTGTTCGGCCGCCGCCGGATGTTCGTCGTCGGCGCGGCCGTGTTCACCACCGCCTCCCTGCTCGGCGGCCTCGCCGGTTCGGCGGAGATGCTGATCGCGGCCCGGGTCGCGCAAGGCGTCGGCGCCGCGCTCGCCGGGCCGAGCACCTTGGCGCTGATCACCAGCACGTTCACCGAGGCCAAGGCGAGGGTGCGCGCGCTGGCGCTGTTCTCGGCGATGTCCAGCAGCGGTTTCGCGATCGGCCTGCTGCTCGGCGGGCTGCTCACCGAGTGGATCTCGTGGCGCGCGGCGCTGTACATCAACGTCCCGTTCGGGCTCGCGATCGTGCTGCTCACCTCGCGATACGTGGCCGATCCGCCTCGGCGACGGGCGCGACTGGACCTCCCCGGCGCGTTCACCGGCACCCTCGGCGTCGGCTCGCTCGTGTTCGCCTTCACCCACGCCGCGTCGCACGGTTGGGGCGACACCGTCACCCTCGGCAGTCTCGCGGCCGGGTCGGCCCTGCTGGCCGCGTTCCTCGTGATCGAAACGCGGGTGAGCCAGCCGCTGATCCCGTTGCGGCTGTTCGCGGAACGCGACCGGGCCGCGGCCTACGCCAACTTCTTCCTCGGGCCGATGGCCATGATGTCGATGTTTTTCTTCCTGACCCAGTTCCTGCAGGACATCGCGGGTTTCGCCGCATTGGAGACCGGCTTCGCGTTCCTGCCGATGGCGCTGTGCATGTTCGGGCTCAGCAGGCTGATCCCGCGGCTGCTCCCCCGCTTCGGCCCGAAACCGCTCGCGCTGACCGGGACGGCCCTGATGACCAGCGGTGTCGTTTGGCTGACCACGCTCACCACCGAAAGCGGGTACTTCTCGCATCTGCTCGGGCCGATGCTGCTGATGGGCGTCGGCGCGGGGCTGGCGTTCTCCCCGCTGAGCGTGATCATCATGGCGACCGTGCCCACCGAGGACGCGGGTGCCGCGGGAGGGGTCCTGCAGACGTTGCAGCAGACCGGCGCGACGCTGGGGCTCGCGATCCTGATCACCGTGTTCGGCGCGGTGACGCGGACTCCGTCCGGGAGCCCGGCGGAGACCACGGTCGACGGGATGACCGCGGCGTTCGCCACCGCCGCCGTGGTGACGGCGGCGTCCTTCCTGGTCGCGCTGACCTTCCGGCGCCGGGCTTAG
- a CDS encoding TetR/AcrR family transcriptional regulator yields MVTADPDRPMRADARRNYERIVAVAKQAFTADGVDVPADDIAKRAGVGAGTLYRHFPTRDKLIEAVYRDEIDGLAQQAYDLLEELPPGKALETWLATHVVYVVEKHGLAMTLKASVDAGSEVFGWCQSRLRAASDTIVKAAQDEGVIRPDVTGVDILRLGHGVGSAASKASREDTERLLAIVLDGLRV; encoded by the coding sequence ATGGTCACGGCCGATCCGGACCGGCCCATGCGCGCGGACGCACGGCGCAACTACGAGCGCATCGTGGCCGTGGCGAAACAGGCGTTCACCGCCGACGGCGTGGACGTGCCCGCCGACGACATCGCCAAACGCGCCGGTGTCGGCGCGGGCACGTTGTACCGGCACTTCCCGACGCGCGACAAACTGATCGAGGCCGTCTACCGCGACGAGATCGACGGGCTGGCGCAGCAGGCCTACGACCTGCTCGAAGAGTTGCCGCCGGGGAAGGCGCTCGAGACGTGGCTGGCCACGCACGTCGTCTACGTGGTCGAGAAGCACGGGCTCGCGATGACGCTGAAGGCGTCCGTCGACGCCGGCTCCGAGGTCTTCGGCTGGTGTCAGTCGCGCTTGCGGGCCGCGTCCGACACGATCGTGAAGGCCGCCCAGGACGAGGGCGTGATCCGGCCGGACGTCACCGGCGTCGACATCCTGCGGCTCGGCCACGGGGTGGGTTCGGCCGCGAGCAAGGCGTCGCGCGAAGACACGGAGCGGCTCCTCGCGATCGTGCTGGACGGCCTCCGGGTGTGA
- a CDS encoding solute symporter family protein, with translation MSIPDNNPALNIAVFALFVAITLYVVYRASTRNSSTSDYYAAGSAFTGRQNGIALSGDFLSAASFLGIAGAIAIHGYDGFLYSIGFLVAWMVDLLLIAELLRNTGRFTMGDVLSFRMKQRPVRAAAATSTLVISFFYMLAQMAGAGGLVALLLDIHGGIGQALVIGVVGVVMVLYVLVGGMKGTTWVQIIKATILLLTGALITVFLFGKFGFSFSNLLSAAADKSPLGDELLEPGGSYGKSEVTKLDFVSLALALVLGAAALPHVLMRFYTVPNSREARRSVVWATACMSVFYLCTLVIGFGAAALVGPEAIKNAPGGENSAAPLLALNIGGTVLLGIVSAVAFATILAVVAGLTITASASFAHDVYANIFKRGDAEPAAEVRVARLTAVAVGALAIVGGILANGQNIAFLVALAFAVAASANLSTLLFSLFWKRFNTTGTLWGIYGGLIASLVLVFFSPVMSGAADSIIKSVDFHWFPLKNPGLVSIPFSFLCGIVGTFVGRSKADPVKHAEMEVRSLTGIGS, from the coding sequence ATGAGCATCCCCGACAACAACCCGGCCCTGAACATCGCGGTGTTCGCGCTGTTCGTCGCGATCACCCTGTACGTGGTGTACCGCGCCAGCACGCGCAACTCGTCCACTTCGGACTACTACGCGGCGGGCAGCGCCTTCACCGGACGGCAGAACGGCATCGCGCTTTCGGGTGACTTCCTCTCGGCGGCGTCGTTCCTGGGTATCGCCGGGGCGATCGCGATCCACGGCTACGACGGCTTCCTGTACTCGATCGGGTTCCTCGTCGCCTGGATGGTCGACCTGCTGCTGATCGCGGAACTGCTGCGCAACACCGGCCGCTTCACCATGGGCGACGTGCTGAGCTTCCGGATGAAGCAGCGTCCGGTCCGCGCCGCGGCCGCGACGTCGACGCTGGTGATCTCCTTCTTCTACATGCTCGCGCAGATGGCGGGCGCCGGCGGGCTGGTGGCGCTGCTGCTGGACATCCACGGCGGCATCGGCCAGGCGCTGGTGATCGGCGTCGTCGGCGTCGTCATGGTGCTGTACGTGCTGGTCGGCGGGATGAAGGGCACCACGTGGGTGCAGATCATCAAGGCGACCATCCTGCTGCTCACCGGTGCGCTGATCACCGTGTTCCTGTTCGGCAAGTTCGGGTTCAGCTTCTCGAACCTGCTCTCGGCCGCCGCCGACAAGAGCCCGCTCGGCGACGAACTGCTGGAGCCGGGCGGCTCGTACGGCAAGAGCGAGGTCACGAAACTCGACTTCGTCTCGCTGGCGCTCGCGCTGGTCCTCGGCGCCGCCGCGCTCCCGCACGTGCTGATGCGCTTCTACACGGTGCCGAACTCGCGCGAGGCGCGGCGCTCGGTGGTGTGGGCGACGGCGTGCATGTCCGTCTTCTATCTCTGCACGCTGGTGATCGGCTTCGGCGCCGCGGCGCTGGTCGGCCCGGAGGCGATCAAGAACGCGCCCGGCGGGGAGAACTCGGCGGCGCCGCTGCTCGCGCTGAACATCGGCGGCACTGTCCTGCTCGGCATCGTCTCGGCGGTGGCCTTCGCGACCATCCTCGCCGTCGTCGCCGGGCTGACGATCACGGCGTCGGCCTCCTTCGCCCACGACGTCTACGCCAACATCTTCAAACGCGGCGACGCGGAACCGGCCGCGGAGGTCCGGGTCGCCCGGCTGACCGCGGTCGCCGTCGGGGCTCTCGCGATCGTGGGCGGCATCCTGGCGAACGGGCAGAACATCGCGTTCCTGGTGGCGCTGGCGTTCGCGGTCGCGGCGTCGGCCAACCTCTCGACACTGCTGTTCTCGCTGTTCTGGAAGCGGTTCAACACCACCGGAACGCTGTGGGGCATCTACGGCGGGCTGATCGCGAGCCTGGTGCTCGTGTTCTTCTCGCCGGTGATGTCCGGGGCCGCGGACTCGATCATCAAGAGCGTCGACTTCCACTGGTTCCCGCTGAAGAACCCGGGCCTGGTGTCGATCCCGTTCTCGTTCCTGTGCGGGATCGTGGGCACCTTCGTCGGCCGGTCGAAGGCCGATCCGGTCAAGCACGCCGAGATGGAGGTCCGGTCCCTCACCGGGATCGGCTCCTGA
- a CDS encoding DUF485 domain-containing protein, with amino-acid sequence MPDVARPFAASNALEDTGQMPALFVRERQQPAPPPPRSTGPDFDRIQHGKEFVALRKTFRRFVFPMSLLFFTWYMTFVLLAAYAHDFMSRKVWGEVNVGILLGLGQFASTILITIAYLKFANKRLDPKVERLRASVEAGER; translated from the coding sequence ATGCCCGATGTCGCGCGCCCGTTCGCGGCGAGCAACGCCCTCGAGGACACCGGGCAGATGCCCGCGCTGTTCGTCCGCGAGCGCCAGCAGCCCGCTCCCCCGCCGCCGCGCAGCACCGGCCCCGACTTCGACCGGATCCAGCACGGCAAGGAGTTCGTCGCGCTGCGCAAGACCTTCCGGCGGTTCGTGTTCCCGATGAGCCTGCTGTTCTTCACCTGGTACATGACGTTCGTGCTGCTGGCGGCCTACGCGCACGACTTCATGAGCCGGAAGGTGTGGGGCGAGGTCAACGTCGGCATCCTGCTCGGGCTCGGCCAGTTCGCCAGCACGATCCTGATCACGATCGCGTACCTGAAGTTCGCCAACAAGCGGCTCGACCCCAAGGTCGAACGGCTGCGGGCGTCGGTCGAGGCGGGGGAACGATGA